From one Streptomyces sp. N50 genomic stretch:
- a CDS encoding 8-oxoguanine deaminase — translation MAAVQRIVIENCSIATVDAHDTEYGHGYVVVAGNRIESLGAGRAPEGLENVVRRIDASGHLVTPGLVNTHHHFYQWITRGLATDHNLFDWLVALYPTWARIDEPMVRAAAQGSLAMMARGGVTTAMDHHYVFPQGSGDLSGAIIGAAREMGVRFTLARGSMDRSEKDGGLPPDFAVETLEGALAATEATVREHHDASFDAMTQVAVAPCSPFSVSTELLKQGAELARRLGVRLHTHGSETVEEEQFCKELFGMGPTDYFESTGWLGEDVWMAHCVHMNDSDIAAFARTKTGVAHCPSSNARLAAGIARVPDMLAAGVPVGLGVDGTASNESGELHTELRNALLINRLGAHREAALNARQALRLGTYGGAQVLGRAREIGSLEPGKLADLVLWNLDTLAHASIADPVTALVFGAAAPVTASFVNGRQIVDAGRLLHVDEDTIARSTRAEAQRLARIAAQS, via the coding sequence ATGGCAGCAGTTCAGCGCATCGTCATCGAGAACTGTTCGATCGCGACGGTGGACGCCCACGACACCGAGTACGGACACGGGTACGTGGTCGTCGCCGGCAACCGCATCGAGTCCCTCGGCGCGGGCCGCGCCCCCGAGGGCCTGGAGAACGTCGTACGCCGGATCGACGCGTCGGGCCACCTGGTGACCCCCGGCCTGGTCAACACCCACCACCACTTCTACCAGTGGATCACCCGGGGCCTGGCCACCGACCACAACCTCTTCGACTGGCTCGTCGCGCTGTACCCGACCTGGGCGCGCATCGACGAGCCGATGGTCCGCGCCGCCGCGCAGGGTTCCCTCGCGATGATGGCCCGCGGCGGGGTGACCACCGCGATGGACCACCACTACGTCTTCCCGCAGGGCTCCGGCGACCTCTCCGGCGCGATCATCGGCGCCGCCCGCGAGATGGGCGTCCGCTTCACGCTGGCCCGGGGCTCCATGGACCGCAGCGAGAAGGACGGCGGCCTGCCCCCGGACTTCGCCGTCGAGACCCTGGAAGGTGCCCTCGCCGCGACCGAGGCGACGGTACGGGAGCACCACGACGCCTCCTTCGACGCGATGACCCAGGTTGCCGTGGCCCCCTGCTCACCGTTCTCCGTCTCGACCGAACTGCTCAAGCAGGGCGCCGAGTTGGCGCGCCGGCTCGGGGTGCGGCTGCACACGCACGGCTCGGAGACGGTCGAGGAGGAGCAGTTCTGCAAGGAGCTGTTCGGCATGGGCCCGACCGACTACTTCGAGTCCACCGGCTGGCTCGGCGAGGACGTGTGGATGGCGCACTGCGTCCACATGAACGACTCCGACATCGCCGCCTTCGCCCGCACGAAGACCGGTGTCGCCCACTGCCCGTCCTCCAACGCCCGCCTCGCGGCCGGGATCGCCCGCGTCCCCGACATGCTCGCCGCCGGTGTCCCGGTCGGCCTCGGCGTCGACGGCACAGCGTCCAACGAGTCCGGCGAACTCCACACCGAACTGCGCAACGCCCTCCTCATCAACCGCCTCGGCGCCCACCGCGAAGCGGCCCTCAACGCCCGCCAGGCGCTGCGCCTGGGAACGTACGGCGGCGCCCAAGTCCTGGGCCGCGCACGCGAGATCGGCTCCCTGGAGCCGGGCAAGCTGGCCGACCTGGTGCTGTGGAACCTGGACACCCTGGCCCATGCCTCGATCGCCGACCCGGTGACCGCGCTGGTCTTCGGCGCGGCGGCCCCGGTCACCGCGTCGTTCGTGAACGGCCGTCAGATCGTCGACGCGGGCCGCCTGTTGCACGTCGACGAGGACACGATCGCCCGCTCCACGCGGGCCGAGGCCCAGCGCCTGGCGCGGATCGCCGCGCAGAGCTGA